Within Acidimicrobiia bacterium, the genomic segment CCGACCGGCATATAGCGCCTCCGGTTCCGTCGACCTCTCCTTACAGCGCCTTCAGCACGCCGGCGAGGAGCAGCGAGATTCCGATGAGGTTGAGCGGACCGCACCGTCACCTCCGCGAACCTCGTTGTGACCGCACATGTAAGCCCGTTCTGGAGTGCGGTCGCACGTCGGCGTTGCTCAGGGACTGATCGGCACGCCCGCGAGTGCGACGACCACGCCGAGCAGTCCGGACGCGAGGAGCGCGACGACGACGTTCTTGCGGAGCAGCACGAGCCAGACGGCCGCGAGCGCGAGGACGCCGAATTGCCACGGTTCGGCGAGTGCCCGCGCGAGGGGGATGGCTGCCCCGGTGATCGCTCCGATGGCCGCGGCGCCGGCGCCGGTCAGGAACGCTTGCACGCCGCGGCTCTCCCGCAGCCGGTCGAAGTGGGGACCGCCACCGATGACGAAGATGAACGAGGGCGCGAAGGCGATGCATGCGGCGAGGACGCCACCGCCGACACCGGCGGCCGCGTAGCCGACGACCGCGACGGTGAGTACGACAGGGCCCGGCGTGATCTGTCCGAGCGCGACGGCGTTGAGGAACCCCGCGTTCGTCATCCAGTGGTATGCGTCGACCGCGTCGTGCTGCATGAGCGGGATGATCACGAACCCGCCGCCATACGAGAGGGCTCCGACCTTCAGTGCCACCCAGGCAAGCGCGCCGAGACCGCCGACCGCCGCGCTCGCGACTGCGAGCGAGTGCGGGAACAACATGGCATGGCCCGGAGGTCGGGGGTGCGCGTGTGTCTCGGCGATCGCCTCGGTCAGACCACACGCGCCCAGGATCAGCACGAGGTAGGGACCGACGGTGGCCGCCGCCGCCCCGCCCAGTAGCAAGTAGCAAACCCAGCGCGTGCGGGCGCCGGTGCTGCCCTCCGCTCGTTCCCAGCTCGCGGGCATCAATCGGGCTGCGGCGTGCACGGCAACCGCGGGAACGGCGGCGCCGGCGCCGGCCGCGGCGCCCTGGACCCAGAGTGGTGGGCTCGAGGCCAGGAACAGCGCCCCAAGTACGAGGATCAGGACGAGGCCCGGGATGATGAAGCACAGTCCGCCGAGGACCGCTCCCACAGAGCCGCCGAGCCGCCACGCGCAGAAGATGGCCAACTGGGTCGACGCCGGTCCCGGCAGGAGGTTCGTCGCCGCAATGCCATCCTCGAACTCGCGTGCCGACAGCCAGTGGCGGTCGTCGACGCACAGCGTGCGCAACAGCGCGATGTGCGCGGGCGGCCCGCCGAAGCCGGTGCAGCCGATCCGGCCCCACTCGCGCGCGATCGTCACCAAGCGGACCCGGGGGACCGCGGGGTCGCTCACCCGGTGGGCGCGCGCCCGCCGTACGGCTGGCCCCACCGGTCCTGGTACACGACGTCGTCGATCGGGCCGCGCCGGACGCGGCTGAAGCCGCGGTCCGGATAGCCGATCGGCACGATCGCCAGCGCGGTGACAAGCTCGGGCAACGCGAAGATCGCGTCGACCTCGGCCGCGTACATGGTGTGGCGCGTCGTGAGTGTCGCGCCCAGGCCGAGCGCTCGCGCGGCGAGCAGGATGTTCTGGACCGCCGGATACACCGACGCACCGGTCGACGCGTTCGGACGTCCGCCGTGGTCGATGCACGCGACGATCCAGACCGGCGCCTCGTGGAAGTGCTCAGTGAGATGCTCCACACCTTTGTGCTGACGTGCGTACTGCGCGCCGGTCATGCCCGGTGGCGGCGGCGATGACGTGTACATCTGCGACGCCGCTTCGAACGCCTTCGCGTAGTACTGCTGCACGGCGGCCTTGATCGCGGGGTCGGTGACCACGATGAAGCCCCACGCCTGACGGTTGCCTCCGTTGGGAGCGGCGACGGCCGCCTCGAGAATCTGCCGGATCAGCTCGGGTGGCACCGGATCGGGCTTGAGCCACCGCATCGCGCGAGCGGTGTGCATCACCTCGAAGGCGCCGAGCTCGTCACCATCCACGGCGCGGACAGTAGCCATCGCGCGGGATGACACCCCGCGCCCGGGTAGCGTCGTTCGATGACCGTGCCGGCCGGCATCGCGGTGATCGACACGATGATCGGCCTACCCAGCGTCGAGCGCCGCGACTGGTACGAGTCCATGTCCGACGTTCTGCGCGACGAGGGCAGTAAGACGTTCCGGCACCCGGCGGGCTACATGTTCAAGGACACGCCCACCGTCCGCCGCGAGCCCGACAGCATCGACCAGCTCCTCCACGAGATGGACCGCTTCGGGATCGAGCGCGGCCTCGTCCCGGTCGCCCTCACCGACGAACTGCACGTACGGGCGATCTCCGAGCACCCCGACCGGCTCCACGGCTCCGTGGAGCTCGATCCCAACCTCGGCATGGAGGCGATCCGTGAGCTCGAACGGGCTGTCGGCGACCACGGCGTGATCGCGGCCCAGTTCTTCCCCGCGGGCAAGAACCCGCCGGTGCCGATCAACGACAGGCGGGCCTACCCCATCTACGCCAAGTGCGTGGAGCTCGACATCCCGGTGTTCGTGCAGGCCGGAGTACCCGGCCCGAGGGTGCCGATGGACAGCCAGTACCCGGGGCTCGTCGACGAGGTCTGCTACGACTTCCCGGAGCTGCGATTCGTGTTCCGCCACGGGTGCGAGCCCTGGATCGACCTCACCGTCAAGCTCCTGCTGAAGTGGCCGAACCTCTATTACTCGACCACGGCGTTCGCCCCGAAGTACTACCCCGAAGCGATTGTGCAGTACGCGAATACGCGCGGCGCCGACAAGATCATCTACGGCGGGTACTACCCCTGGGGCTTCGAGCTCGAGCGGACCTTCCAGGAGCTCGCCGGCGTGCCGTTCAAGGCCGAGGTATGGCCCAAGTTCCTGCGCGCCAACGCCGCTCGCGTGCTGCACCTCCCGGAGTGAGTGGATGAGACGGTAGTTTCGACCGATGACCGTGCCCGCGACCGAAGAGGTGATCTACGAGGTCGAGCCGACCGGCGTGGCGTGGCTCACGCTCAACCGGCCCGACGCCGGCAACGCGTTGACGCGTGAGCAACGCCGCCGCATCCTCGATCGCCTCGAGGAGGCGGGCGGCGATCTCGGCGTGCGGGCGATCGTGCTCACCGCGAGTGGCGAGCGGCATTTCTGCACCGGCGGTGACCTTCGCGTCGCAACCCAAGCGGAGGAACCCGAGCACCCGGGCGCGCCCGACCGCCCCATCGGCACGGTGATGCGGGGTCTCGAGAGCAGCCTCGGCGCGCAGCGGCTCATCGCCGCGTTGCAGGACTGCCCGAAGCCGATCATCGCCGCGGTCAACGGCACCGCCGCGGGCCTCGGCGCCCACGTGGCCTTCTCGTGCGACCTCGTGATCGCGGCCGACACTGCCCGCTTCATCGAGATCTTCGTGCGCCGCGGCCTGCTGCCCGACGGCGGGGGCGCCTACCTGCTCACGCGGCTGGTCGGTCCGCAGAAGGCCAAGGAGCTGTTCTTCTTCGGTGACGACGTGCCCGCCGAAGAAGCGCAGCGCATCGGACTGGTCAACCGGGTGGTGCCGGCGGCCGAGCTGCGCGACCGGGCTCGCGAGTGGGCGGAACGCCTCGCGGCGGGCCCGACGGTGGCGATCTCGCTCACCAAGCGGCTGGTGAACTCGGCGCTCGAGAGCGAGCGTGGCGCGGCGTTCCGGGCCGAGGCGCTCGCGCTCGAAGTTGGCATGCAGGCCGTCGACAGCAACGAGGGAGTGCGCGCGTTCGTCGAGCGCAGGCCCACTGAGTTCGTGGGTTGGTGACGGCCGAAGGAAGGGTTCCGGTCGCGTTCGCGTTCGCCGCCGCTTCCGATCGCGTCGACATGCTCGAAGATGGGCATCCACCACCAGCTGC encodes:
- a CDS encoding enoyl-CoA hydratase-related protein, giving the protein MTVPATEEVIYEVEPTGVAWLTLNRPDAGNALTREQRRRILDRLEEAGGDLGVRAIVLTASGERHFCTGGDLRVATQAEEPEHPGAPDRPIGTVMRGLESSLGAQRLIAALQDCPKPIIAAVNGTAAGLGAHVAFSCDLVIAADTARFIEIFVRRGLLPDGGGAYLLTRLVGPQKAKELFFFGDDVPAEEAQRIGLVNRVVPAAELRDRAREWAERLAAGPTVAISLTKRLVNSALESERGAAFRAEALALEVGMQAVDSNEGVRAFVERRPTEFVGW
- the chrA gene encoding chromate efflux transporter, translated to MVTIAREWGRIGCTGFGGPPAHIALLRTLCVDDRHWLSAREFEDGIAATNLLPGPASTQLAIFCAWRLGGSVGAVLGGLCFIIPGLVLILVLGALFLASSPPLWVQGAAAGAGAAVPAVAVHAAARLMPASWERAEGSTGARTRWVCYLLLGGAAAATVGPYLVLILGACGLTEAIAETHAHPRPPGHAMLFPHSLAVASAAVGGLGALAWVALKVGALSYGGGFVIIPLMQHDAVDAYHWMTNAGFLNAVALGQITPGPVVLTVAVVGYAAAGVGGGVLAACIAFAPSFIFVIGGGPHFDRLRESRGVQAFLTGAGAAAIGAITGAAIPLARALAEPWQFGVLALAAVWLVLLRKNVVVALLASGLLGVVVALAGVPISP
- a CDS encoding amidohydrolase family protein; the encoded protein is MTVPAGIAVIDTMIGLPSVERRDWYESMSDVLRDEGSKTFRHPAGYMFKDTPTVRREPDSIDQLLHEMDRFGIERGLVPVALTDELHVRAISEHPDRLHGSVELDPNLGMEAIRELERAVGDHGVIAAQFFPAGKNPPVPINDRRAYPIYAKCVELDIPVFVQAGVPGPRVPMDSQYPGLVDEVCYDFPELRFVFRHGCEPWIDLTVKLLLKWPNLYYSTTAFAPKYYPEAIVQYANTRGADKIIYGGYYPWGFELERTFQELAGVPFKAEVWPKFLRANAARVLHLPE
- a CDS encoding nitroreductase family protein, whose protein sequence is MDGDELGAFEVMHTARAMRWLKPDPVPPELIRQILEAAVAAPNGGNRQAWGFIVVTDPAIKAAVQQYYAKAFEAASQMYTSSPPPPGMTGAQYARQHKGVEHLTEHFHEAPVWIVACIDHGGRPNASTGASVYPAVQNILLAARALGLGATLTTRHTMYAAEVDAIFALPELVTALAIVPIGYPDRGFSRVRRGPIDDVVYQDRWGQPYGGRAPTG